A region of Planktothrix tepida PCC 9214 DNA encodes the following proteins:
- a CDS encoding DUF29 domain-containing protein has protein sequence MITDLKQLYEIDDAQWLEETVKLIKNNQFGDLDIDNLIEELEELGREKKNAVASLLEQIIRHLLLLEYGTSEAEYTSVQWKEEIYTFRVQLRRKITTNLRNYLESELDSIYQDALGFVKIKTQNSVNFPLECPYTLEQLLNIEWFPV, from the coding sequence ATGATTACGGATTTAAAACAGCTTTATGAAATTGATGATGCTCAATGGTTAGAAGAAACTGTTAAATTGATTAAGAATAACCAATTTGGAGATTTAGATATAGACAATTTAATTGAGGAATTAGAAGAGTTGGGAAGAGAAAAGAAAAACGCGGTAGCCAGCCTTTTAGAACAGATAATTCGTCATTTATTATTACTGGAATATGGGACAAGTGAAGCTGAATATACTTCTGTTCAATGGAAAGAAGAAATTTATACCTTTAGAGTTCAGTTGAGACGAAAAATCACAACAAACCTCCGTAATTATTTAGAATCAGAATTAGATTCTATTTATCAAGATGCGTTAGGATTTGTGAAAATTAAAACTCAAAATTCTGTTAATTTTCCTTTAGAATGTCCTTACACCCTTGAGCAATTACTGAATATTGAATGGTTTCCGGTTTAA
- the lpxA gene encoding acyl-ACP--UDP-N-acetylglucosamine O-acyltransferase, whose protein sequence is MTTLIHPTAVIHPGAQLHPTVQVGAYAVIGEHVKVGSDTVISSHVVINGRTEIGARNQIFPGAVIGSEPQDLKYDGSLSLVKIGDDNLIREYVTINRATNGGEATIIGNQNLLMAYVHVAHNCVIEDQVVIANSVALAGHVYIESKARLSGVLGVHQFVHIGQLAMIGGMTRIDRDVPPFMLVEGNPSRVRSLNLVGLKRAGFTSEEFSLLKKAFRLLYRSDYSFTQGLEQLYLLPDNPSIEHLRQFIRCSQTEPQRRGIIPGGKRKITED, encoded by the coding sequence ATGACGACCTTAATTCACCCCACTGCTGTCATTCATCCTGGTGCACAACTCCATCCAACGGTTCAAGTTGGGGCTTATGCTGTCATTGGGGAGCACGTTAAGGTCGGTTCTGATACGGTGATTAGTTCCCATGTTGTGATTAATGGACGCACGGAAATCGGCGCACGTAATCAAATTTTTCCGGGTGCGGTCATTGGTTCTGAACCTCAAGATCTTAAATATGATGGGTCTTTAAGTTTAGTTAAAATTGGGGATGATAATTTAATTCGGGAATATGTCACGATTAATCGGGCAACCAATGGCGGAGAAGCAACCATTATTGGCAATCAAAATTTATTAATGGCTTATGTTCATGTCGCTCATAATTGTGTCATTGAAGATCAGGTGGTGATTGCCAATTCTGTTGCTTTAGCAGGTCATGTGTATATTGAATCGAAAGCACGATTAAGCGGCGTTTTAGGGGTTCATCAATTTGTGCATATCGGACAATTAGCCATGATTGGAGGGATGACCCGAATTGATCGAGATGTGCCTCCGTTTATGTTAGTTGAAGGCAATCCTTCACGGGTGCGATCGCTCAATTTAGTCGGGTTAAAACGTGCCGGATTTACTTCAGAAGAATTTAGTTTATTGAAAAAGGCATTTCGTCTATTATATCGCTCTGATTATTCCTTTACTCAGGGATTAGAACAGTTATATTTATTACCCGATAATCCGTCGATTGAACATTTGCGTCAGTTTATTCGATGTTCTCAAACGGAACCCCAACGGCGAGGAATTATTCCAGGGGGAAAACGGAAAATAACGGAAGATTAA